One segment of Streptomyces sp. NA02950 DNA contains the following:
- a CDS encoding glutamine synthetase family protein, with protein sequence MTAHDPAHVRHHMDRLAAEGIDVVRVSFPDLIGIDRSRDVLLEHLPAACAHGLAFCRAVYHTSPQGDVVPVSGGLDAGLPDVVVTPDPETLVTLPWEPGVAWCLGDTIDPATGAPAPESPRDLLRSVLARCADAGLHPVIGPELEYFLLEPDPAAPSGWRRHSEVPGAVYTAGLRADPDNHLLRTLRMLRDLGIGVVTGNHEFDGGQYEINLTHSAGLDAADRAFRFKSAVKELARKEGKLATFMAKPRNDAGGSGFHLHLSCDTPEGHNAFADPVAPFGLSDSARHAVAGILAHAPALAALLNPTVNSYKRFGPDTLAPWLIDWGLDNRSAMVRIPPERGAGTRLELRLGDAGANPYLAIAAVCGAALLGVQEGTEPPAPLEGYGYDPEKSRLLPRSLAAALDALEADEALAGVLGKDFTSSFLSYKRDEVQRFERHVTDWEFTEYAYHL encoded by the coding sequence GTGACTGCCCACGACCCAGCGCACGTCCGCCACCACATGGACCGGCTCGCCGCCGAGGGCATCGATGTGGTCCGGGTGTCCTTCCCCGATCTCATCGGGATCGACCGGTCCCGCGATGTCCTGCTGGAACACCTTCCCGCCGCCTGTGCACACGGTCTGGCCTTCTGCCGCGCCGTCTACCACACCAGCCCGCAGGGGGATGTGGTCCCGGTCTCCGGCGGCCTCGACGCGGGGCTGCCCGATGTGGTCGTCACCCCCGATCCGGAGACCCTGGTCACCCTGCCCTGGGAGCCCGGGGTCGCGTGGTGCCTCGGCGACACCATCGATCCGGCCACCGGCGCACCGGCCCCCGAGTCACCGCGCGATCTGCTGCGCTCCGTCCTCGCCCGCTGCGCGGACGCCGGACTGCACCCGGTCATCGGCCCCGAGCTGGAGTACTTCCTGCTCGAACCGGACCCGGCCGCCCCCTCGGGCTGGCGCCGCCACTCGGAGGTCCCCGGTGCCGTGTACACCGCGGGGCTGCGCGCCGACCCGGACAACCATCTGTTGCGCACCCTGCGGATGCTGCGCGACCTGGGCATCGGCGTGGTCACCGGCAACCATGAGTTCGACGGCGGGCAGTACGAGATCAATCTGACCCACTCCGCCGGTCTGGACGCCGCCGACCGCGCCTTCCGCTTCAAGTCCGCGGTCAAGGAACTCGCCCGAAAAGAGGGCAAGTTGGCCACCTTCATGGCCAAGCCCCGCAATGACGCGGGCGGCTCCGGCTTCCATCTCCATCTGTCCTGCGACACCCCCGAGGGCCACAACGCCTTCGCGGACCCCGTCGCCCCCTTCGGGCTCTCCGACTCCGCGCGCCACGCCGTCGCGGGCATTCTCGCCCACGCCCCGGCACTGGCCGCGCTGCTCAACCCGACCGTCAACTCCTACAAGCGGTTCGGCCCCGACACCCTCGCCCCCTGGCTGATCGACTGGGGCCTGGACAACCGCAGCGCCATGGTGCGCATACCGCCCGAGCGCGGCGCGGGCACCCGTCTCGAACTGCGCCTCGGCGACGCGGGCGCCAATCCCTACCTCGCCATCGCTGCCGTGTGCGGCGCCGCGCTGCTCGGTGTCCAGGAGGGTACGGAGCCGCCCGCCCCGCTCGAGGGCTACGGCTACGACCCCGAGAAGTCCCGGCTCCTTCCGCGGTCCCTGGCGGCCGCCCTGGACGCGCTGGAAGCCGACGAGGCCCTGGCCGGTGTCCTCGGCAAGGACTTCACCTCGTCCTTCCTCTCCTACAAACGCGATGAGGTCCAGCGCTTCGAACGCCACGTCACCGACTGGGAGTTCACCGAGTACGCCTACCACCTGTGA
- a CDS encoding maleylpyruvate isomerase family mycothiol-dependent enzyme: protein MDFTAHFHREITAFEAVARQAADGGDAPLVPSCPDWSMSDLVFHLGAVHRYVAHTVRERLAEPPDTTDISLFQPPEDREGWPAPEGGPHLGPVPGSLVDWFADGAAALDALFRSVDPDERVWTWSTERSAGFWLRIQSIEAALHRWDAELAASVPPRPMAAELAAYAVPHTFEVMAPARRVWKQAPPGAGEHFRFRRTDGPEVWSVRFEGDAVRLTEHTAPGAPDEPCDVELTGTASDLMLFLWQRVPADRLASVTGDRAVLDRYFTLVPPV, encoded by the coding sequence ATGGACTTCACCGCGCATTTCCACCGAGAGATCACGGCGTTCGAGGCCGTCGCCCGCCAGGCCGCCGATGGCGGCGACGCACCACTGGTCCCCTCCTGCCCCGACTGGTCGATGTCCGATCTGGTGTTCCACCTGGGCGCCGTGCACCGCTATGTCGCCCACACCGTACGGGAACGGCTCGCGGAGCCGCCGGACACCACGGACATCAGCCTGTTCCAGCCGCCGGAGGACCGCGAGGGCTGGCCCGCGCCCGAGGGCGGACCGCATCTCGGGCCGGTTCCGGGGAGCCTCGTCGACTGGTTCGCCGACGGGGCCGCCGCGCTGGACGCCCTGTTCCGGAGCGTCGATCCGGACGAGCGGGTGTGGACCTGGTCCACGGAGCGGTCCGCCGGATTCTGGCTGCGGATTCAGAGCATCGAGGCGGCCCTGCACCGCTGGGACGCCGAGCTCGCCGCCTCCGTACCGCCCCGGCCGATGGCGGCCGAACTCGCGGCCTACGCGGTCCCCCACACCTTCGAGGTGATGGCACCGGCCCGGCGTGTCTGGAAGCAGGCCCCGCCCGGCGCGGGCGAACACTTCCGGTTCCGCCGCACCGACGGTCCCGAGGTGTGGTCGGTCCGCTTCGAGGGCGACGCCGTCCGGCTCACCGAGCACACCGCGCCCGGCGCCCCGGACGAGCCGTGCGATGTCGAGCTGACCGGTACGGCCTCGGATCTGATGCTCTTCCTCTGGCAGCGCGTCCCCGCGGACCGGCTCGCGTCGGTGACCGGCGACCGTGCGGTGCTCGACCGGTATTTCACCCTCGTGCCACCGGTCTGA
- a CDS encoding DUF664 domain-containing protein, whose protein sequence is MRSADLLADAFDRVSEAVHMAVDGLSEDELAVRLDAGANSIAWLVWHLTRIQDDHVGDAAGTEQLWTTDGWYDRFGLPFPPAATGYGHRGKDVAAVRADAELLTGYYDAVHENTLAYVRGLRDTDLDRIVDEAWTPAVTLGVRLVSVIADDLQHAGQAAFVRGALRRR, encoded by the coding sequence ATGAGGAGCGCAGATCTGCTGGCCGACGCCTTCGACCGGGTGTCCGAGGCCGTGCACATGGCCGTGGACGGTCTCAGCGAGGACGAACTGGCCGTACGGCTCGACGCCGGGGCCAATTCCATCGCCTGGCTGGTCTGGCATCTGACCCGTATTCAGGACGACCATGTCGGCGACGCCGCGGGCACCGAGCAGCTCTGGACGACGGACGGCTGGTACGACCGGTTCGGGCTGCCGTTCCCCCCGGCGGCCACCGGCTACGGCCACCGCGGCAAGGACGTGGCGGCGGTCCGGGCGGACGCCGAGCTGCTCACCGGGTACTACGACGCCGTGCACGAGAACACGCTCGCGTACGTCCGGGGGCTCCGGGACACCGACCTCGACCGGATCGTGGACGAGGCGTGGACCCCGGCGGTGACCCTCGGCGTCCGGCTGGTCAGCGTCATCGCCGACGATCTCCAACACGCGGGACAGGCGGCCTTCGTCCGCGGGGCGCTGCGGCGGCGTTAG
- a CDS encoding cytochrome P450 — translation MTSPATARTGVPEPLPLDEVDLTDLDRFRDGTTPWRMFHTLRHQDPVHWQPEAAPHHGFWAVTRHEDIVRVDRDPETFTSTKFVNLEEVDEDQIARRASILELDGLRHQALRRLLQRQFGAGVINTYTDFLRGLTAKTLDTALAQGRFDFVQEVSADFPINVLARLLDVPEDDTQQLIDWGNRIIGNTDPDYADVLLDSAESENYRDLPFRSPASLEVFAYGRELARQRRGGDGTDLVSRLVNETPRDGVPLSGQDFDNYFLLLVVAGNETTRHAISHSMLALIQNPGQLDLLRRDPSLIPGAVEEFLRWASPVYHFRRTATRDVELGGRHIKEGDKVVMWYASGNRDEAVFPDPYAFDVTRRSNDHVTFGKGSPHLCLGNLLARTEMRIMFEELIPRIADIRLTGEVPRVRSNFVNGIKHLPVEVVTI, via the coding sequence GTGACCTCCCCCGCCACCGCCCGCACCGGGGTGCCCGAACCCCTCCCCCTCGACGAGGTGGACCTGACCGACCTCGACAGGTTCCGCGACGGGACCACTCCCTGGCGGATGTTCCACACCCTGCGCCATCAGGACCCCGTCCACTGGCAGCCCGAGGCCGCGCCCCACCACGGGTTCTGGGCCGTGACCCGGCACGAGGACATCGTCCGGGTCGACCGCGACCCCGAGACGTTCACCTCGACCAAGTTCGTCAACCTGGAGGAAGTGGACGAGGACCAGATCGCCCGCCGCGCCTCCATCCTCGAACTGGACGGACTGCGCCACCAGGCGCTGCGCCGGCTGCTCCAGCGCCAGTTCGGCGCCGGGGTCATCAACACCTACACCGACTTCCTGCGCGGACTGACCGCGAAGACCCTCGACACCGCCCTCGCCCAGGGCCGCTTCGACTTCGTCCAGGAGGTGTCCGCGGATTTCCCCATCAATGTACTCGCCCGCCTCCTCGACGTCCCCGAGGACGACACCCAGCAGCTGATCGACTGGGGCAACCGCATCATCGGCAACACCGACCCCGACTACGCCGATGTGCTGCTCGACAGCGCGGAGAGCGAGAACTACCGCGATCTGCCGTTCCGCTCCCCCGCCTCCCTCGAAGTGTTCGCCTACGGTCGGGAACTGGCGCGTCAGCGGCGCGGCGGTGACGGCACCGACCTGGTGTCCCGGCTGGTCAACGAGACCCCACGGGACGGGGTGCCGCTCTCCGGGCAGGACTTCGACAACTACTTCCTGCTGCTGGTCGTCGCGGGCAACGAGACCACCCGGCACGCCATCTCGCACTCCATGCTCGCGCTGATCCAGAACCCGGGCCAGCTCGATCTGCTGCGCCGGGACCCCTCCCTGATCCCGGGCGCCGTGGAGGAGTTCCTGCGCTGGGCGTCGCCGGTCTACCACTTCCGCCGCACCGCGACCCGCGATGTCGAACTGGGCGGCAGGCACATCAAGGAGGGCGACAAGGTCGTCATGTGGTACGCCTCGGGCAACCGCGACGAGGCCGTCTTCCCCGACCCGTACGCCTTCGACGTCACCCGGCGCTCCAACGACCACGTCACCTTCGGCAAGGGCAGCCCCCATCTGTGCCTGGGCAATCTGCTGGCCCGCACCGAAATGCGGATCATGTTCGAGGAGCTGATCCCGCGGATCGCCGACATCCGGCTGACCGGCGAAGTACCCCGGGTGCGCTCCAACTTCGTCAACGGCATCAAACATCTGCCGGTCGAGGTGGTCACCATCTGA
- a CDS encoding acetoacetate decarboxylase family protein → MSGPRGYFHPKTATGASSLIPSPPWHYSGDLLTVEYRTDPARVRELLPEPLELAEEDPGAVALIWADWQSCSAGKEELLDPVRAQYKEVFAVVRCAYRGQTYSRCVYIWVDKDFAIARGLHQGYPKKLGSVHLTRPHPYGPAPRIAPGARFGATLAAADRRLAQTVLTLREPSETGGFVNGHPMAHHRWLPSIEKGKGLALDELIASGAAEFEAGQAWTGDAELELFEAPTEELARLEIREPIAAYYRQVGVVWDGGHLLESNTSGSS, encoded by the coding sequence ATGTCCGGCCCGCGCGGCTACTTCCACCCCAAGACGGCGACCGGAGCGTCGTCCCTCATCCCCTCGCCCCCCTGGCACTACTCCGGCGATCTGCTCACCGTCGAGTACCGCACCGACCCCGCGCGGGTACGGGAACTGCTGCCCGAACCACTGGAACTCGCCGAGGAGGACCCCGGCGCGGTCGCGCTGATCTGGGCCGACTGGCAGTCGTGCTCCGCCGGCAAGGAAGAGCTGCTGGACCCGGTGCGCGCCCAGTACAAGGAGGTGTTCGCGGTGGTCCGCTGCGCCTACCGCGGGCAGACGTACTCGCGCTGCGTCTACATCTGGGTCGACAAGGACTTCGCCATCGCCCGCGGACTGCACCAGGGCTACCCCAAGAAACTGGGCTCGGTCCATCTCACCCGCCCCCACCCCTACGGTCCGGCCCCCCGGATCGCCCCGGGCGCACGCTTCGGCGCCACCCTGGCCGCCGCGGACCGCCGGCTGGCCCAGACGGTGCTGACCCTGCGCGAACCCTCGGAGACCGGTGGCTTCGTCAATGGCCACCCCATGGCCCACCACCGCTGGCTCCCCTCCATCGAGAAGGGCAAGGGCCTGGCCCTGGACGAGCTGATCGCCTCCGGCGCCGCCGAGTTCGAGGCCGGGCAGGCATGGACGGGCGACGCCGAGCTGGAGCTGTTCGAGGCGCCCACCGAGGAACTGGCGCGGCTGGAGATCCGCGAACCGATCGCCGCGTACTACCGGCAGGTCGGCGTCGTCTGGGACGGTGGCCACCTGCTGGAGTCCAACACCTCCGGCTCCTCCTAG
- a CDS encoding NAD(P)/FAD-dependent oxidoreductase: MTGRIVVAGASMGGLRAAEQLRAAGWTGEITVLGDEPHMPYNRPPLSKEALAGETPFSSLAFTPRASTADVTWRLNTTVTAARLMERIVELDGGERLGYDGLVVATGTRPRRLRCAGPSGPGSGRHTVRTLADAHGLRAALTRRGARVVVIGAGFIGCEVAATATGLGVAEVTVVAPEPLPMLRPLGAPLARELRRRHELRGVRFALGRGVTRFQGGERISGVVLEDGSVLPADVVVEAVGSLPATTWLEGNGLDLSDGVLTDALLRAVAHGDAVPEVVAVGDVARFPNARYDTVARRVEHWSIPGDTAKRAARTLVAALTGAEPDPTPFAPLPTFWSDQHDFRLQSFGAPGFGTADIRILDGDLAGDVVAGYHTADGRLTGVVALGGRTAVAAAARYRARLLQQPALTAPTPATV, encoded by the coding sequence GTGACCGGCCGCATCGTCGTCGCCGGAGCCTCCATGGGGGGCTTGCGCGCCGCCGAACAGTTGCGCGCCGCGGGCTGGACCGGCGAGATCACGGTACTGGGCGACGAGCCCCATATGCCCTACAACCGGCCCCCGCTCTCCAAGGAGGCACTGGCCGGGGAGACCCCTTTCTCCTCCCTCGCCTTCACCCCGCGGGCGAGCACCGCCGATGTGACCTGGCGGCTGAACACCACCGTGACCGCCGCCCGGCTCATGGAGCGGATCGTCGAACTCGACGGCGGTGAGCGGCTCGGCTACGACGGGTTGGTGGTCGCCACCGGAACGCGCCCCCGGCGGCTGCGCTGCGCGGGCCCCTCCGGCCCCGGCAGCGGCCGCCACACCGTACGCACCCTCGCCGACGCCCACGGTCTGCGGGCCGCGCTGACCCGCCGCGGGGCGCGGGTGGTCGTGATCGGCGCCGGATTCATCGGCTGCGAGGTGGCCGCCACCGCGACCGGACTCGGTGTCGCGGAGGTGACCGTGGTCGCCCCCGAACCGCTCCCGATGCTCCGCCCGCTCGGCGCGCCACTCGCCCGCGAACTGCGCCGCCGCCACGAGCTGCGCGGGGTGCGCTTCGCGCTCGGCCGGGGTGTCACCCGCTTCCAGGGCGGGGAGCGGATCAGCGGTGTGGTGCTCGAGGACGGCTCGGTGCTGCCCGCCGATGTGGTGGTGGAGGCGGTCGGCTCGCTCCCCGCCACCACATGGCTGGAGGGCAACGGACTCGACCTGTCCGACGGGGTGCTGACCGACGCACTGCTGCGGGCGGTGGCACACGGCGACGCCGTACCCGAGGTGGTCGCGGTGGGCGATGTGGCCCGTTTCCCCAACGCCCGCTACGACACGGTGGCGCGCCGGGTCGAGCACTGGTCCATCCCCGGTGACACCGCCAAACGCGCCGCAAGGACCCTGGTCGCTGCCCTCACCGGGGCCGAGCCGGACCCCACCCCGTTCGCACCGCTGCCCACCTTCTGGAGCGACCAGCACGACTTCCGGCTCCAGTCCTTCGGCGCCCCCGGGTTCGGCACCGCCGACATCCGGATCCTCGACGGCGACCTGGCGGGCGATGTGGTGGCCGGCTACCACACCGCGGACGGGCGGCTGACCGGTGTGGTCGCCCTCGGGGGCCGGACCGCCGTCGCCGCAGCCGCCCGCTACCGCGCCCGGCTGCTCCAGCAGCCCGCCCTCACCGCCCCCACCCCCGCGACTGTCTGA
- a CDS encoding ferredoxin has translation MKVVVDMNKCQDHGQCVFAAPDVFQLDDAGHLVFVSEPDEALRADVEDAADVCPLQAIRVADTTP, from the coding sequence ATGAAGGTCGTCGTCGACATGAACAAATGCCAGGACCACGGCCAGTGCGTCTTCGCCGCCCCCGACGTCTTCCAGCTCGACGACGCGGGACATCTGGTGTTCGTGAGCGAGCCGGACGAGGCGCTGCGCGCCGATGTCGAGGACGCGGCGGACGTCTGCCCGTTGCAGGCCATCCGGGTCGCGGACACCACCCCGTGA
- a CDS encoding tautomerase family protein yields MPLVRIDALRADSERLDALGRAVHDALVETIGFPPDDRFQILTGHDGASGALRYDDYLGVHRDDGIVFVAITMRAGRPSERKRALYRRIAELAEEYAGTEPRNVFITITENESIDWSFGHGIAQYAVPPEGTGETAVADGAS; encoded by the coding sequence ATGCCCCTGGTCCGTATCGACGCGTTGAGGGCCGACAGCGAGCGGCTGGACGCGCTCGGCCGCGCCGTGCACGACGCCCTCGTGGAGACGATCGGCTTTCCGCCCGACGACCGGTTCCAGATCCTCACCGGTCACGACGGCGCCAGCGGCGCCCTGCGCTACGACGACTACCTCGGGGTGCACCGCGACGACGGCATCGTGTTCGTCGCGATCACGATGCGCGCCGGGCGCCCGTCCGAGCGGAAGCGGGCGCTGTACCGGCGGATCGCCGAACTGGCCGAGGAGTACGCCGGGACCGAGCCGCGCAATGTGTTCATCACGATCACCGAGAACGAGTCGATCGACTGGTCCTTCGGCCACGGGATCGCGCAGTACGCCGTCCCCCCGGAGGGGACCGGCGAGACGGCGGTGGCGGATGGCGCGTCCTAA